From Salvia splendens isolate huo1 chromosome 16, SspV2, whole genome shotgun sequence, a single genomic window includes:
- the LOC121770778 gene encoding uncharacterized protein LOC121770778 has protein sequence MAVYVEEEEVWKCPKHPSKRRRSGICPTCLRDRLGNLCPICHNARPCPCSSSFSRVSNLIDGEPSFRRSRSLAVPFFRNTAKTPSFFSFLNRSKTKRSEEQRVAINEEVKLESNDRIEDYVRMVSRSRSVNAAATSGMFRRRDESGASPARGKFWHFPSPMKVFRRSKTPKVVVQDRSSPFRRS, from the coding sequence ATGGCGGTATACGTGGAAGAGGAGGAGGTGTGGAAATGTCCAAAACACCCCTCGAAGCGGAGGCGCAGCGGCATCTGCCCGACCTGCCTCCGCGACCGCCTCGGCAACCTCTGCCCAATCTGCCACAACGCCCGCCCCTgcccctgctcctcctccttcagCCGCGTCTCCAACCTCATCGACGGCGAGCCCTCCTTCCGCCGCTCCAGATCCCTCGCCGTCCCCTTCTTCCGCAACACCGCCAAAACTCCGTCGTTTTTCTCCTTTTTAAATAGAAGCAAGACGAAGAGGAGCGAGGAGCAGAGGGTGGCTATCAACGAGGAAGTGAAATTGGAGAGCAATGATAGGATTGAAGATTATGTGAGGATGGTGTCGAGATCTAGATCCGTCAACGCCGCCGCCACGTCGGGGATGTTCCGCCGCCGTGATGAATCCGGGGCGTCGCCGGCGAGGGGGAAATTCTGGCATTTTCCGAGTCCGATGAAGGTGTTCCGGAGATCAAAGACGCCAAAGGTTGTCGTTCAAGATCGATCATCGCCTTTTCGGAGaagttga
- the LOC121770993 gene encoding cysteine-rich receptor-like protein kinase 6 gives MPGCYLEYTIAMYPFYNISRIEQVRAMIPAPLSCLLRCRLPRHSHRQGKLRKGQQIAVKRLSRNTKQGELEFKNEVVLMAKLQHRNLVRLLGFSIQGAERLLVYEFVQNGSLDCSVFDPMKRLAINWDSRYKIIKGIAKGLVYLHDDSRLRVIHRDLKGSNVLLDEDNNPKISDFGMARLFREDETRANTRRIVGTYGYMAPEYARNEHFSNEVRRV, from the exons ATGCCTGGTTGTTATCTTGAATATACTATTGCTATGTATCCCTTTTATAATATTAGTCGGATTGAGCAAGTTCGAGCGATGATACCTGCGCCCCTGTCATGTCTCCTCCGCTGCAGGCTCCCGCGACATAGCCATCGCCAG GGAAAACTTCGGAAAGGCCAACAAATTGCAGTGAAAAGGTTATCAAGAAACACAAAGCAAGGAGAATTGGAGTTCAAGAACGAAGTGGTGTTGATGGCCAAGCTCCAGCATAGAAATTTAGTAAGGTTGTTGGGATTTTCAATACAAGGAGCAGAGAGGCTTCTCGTATATGAATTTGTTCAAAATGGAAGCCTAGATTGCTCTGTTTTTG ATCCGATGAAGCGTTTGGCTATTAATTGGGACAGTCGATACAAGATCATAAAGGGCATCGCCAAAGGACTTGTTTATCTGCACGATGACTCTCGTCTTCGTGTAATTCATCGTGATCTTAAAGGGAGCAATGTTCTCCTAGATGAAGACAACAATCCTAAAATCTCAGATTTCGGTATGGCAAGATTGTTCAGAGAGGATGAAACACGAGCCAATACACGCAGAATAGTTGGAACCTA CGGGTACATGGCACCAGAATATGCACGAAATGAGCATTTTTCCAATGAAGTCAGACGTGTTTAG